A region of Paraburkholderia sp. BL23I1N1 DNA encodes the following proteins:
- a CDS encoding DUF1488 family protein: MSVYVDEGFRPCVTECATVAFRVCFDERVQVFEVSAEALVTFCGAASKRRTDLLVAFENSQLEILKVVECKWPFKETEPVRLGLDEFRMVRH; encoded by the coding sequence ATGTCGGTATATGTCGATGAAGGATTCAGGCCCTGTGTCACGGAATGCGCAACCGTCGCCTTCCGGGTCTGTTTTGACGAGCGGGTGCAGGTCTTCGAGGTCAGCGCCGAGGCACTGGTGACCTTTTGCGGGGCCGCGAGCAAGCGGCGCACGGATTTGCTCGTTGCGTTCGAAAACTCGCAACTGGAAATATTGAAGGTGGTGGAGTGCAAATGGCCATTCAAGGAGACCGAGCCCGTGCGGTTGGGGCTCGACGAATTCCGAATGGTCAGACATTAG
- a CDS encoding TetR/AcrR family transcriptional regulator: MDNPTRSERSRNTAIKAAFVILTRDGPGGLTFDALSRESGISKGGLLHQFRTKGDILKALLAYQQDHYRSFANNFLATKGDSLREPTLSCQIAIFRESINQSHSVARAILATLVEDPTLLSEIRDEDAAQTRKIRSEAEDPDMALLRLIAAQGLAYTTLLGLSPVSDRQRERLFKLLLDEDRWTSDRPSKSEQSAA, from the coding sequence ATGGATAATCCCACCCGTTCGGAACGATCCCGAAACACCGCTATCAAGGCGGCATTCGTAATCCTGACGAGGGATGGTCCGGGTGGACTTACCTTCGACGCTCTGTCTCGCGAAAGCGGAATCAGCAAAGGTGGGCTACTCCATCAATTCCGCACGAAGGGCGATATCCTCAAGGCGCTACTCGCCTACCAGCAAGATCATTACAGGTCGTTCGCCAATAATTTCCTGGCCACCAAGGGCGACTCGCTTCGTGAACCAACGCTTTCGTGCCAGATAGCGATATTCCGCGAATCAATTAATCAATCTCACTCCGTGGCGAGAGCGATTCTGGCCACACTCGTGGAAGATCCAACGCTGCTCAGCGAGATCCGCGATGAAGACGCAGCACAGACACGGAAGATACGGAGCGAGGCCGAGGATCCGGACATGGCGCTCTTACGTCTGATTGCAGCGCAAGGTTTGGCTTACACGACACTCCTGGGGCTTTCTCCAGTGTCAGACAGACAACGAGAGCGGCTATTCAAGTTACTACTGGATGAGGATCGATGGACAAGCGATCGCCCCTCCAAATCTGAACAGTCTGCGGCGTAG
- the bamE gene encoding outer membrane protein assembly factor BamE — MKVLRTTLILSIVFACVLGGCASTVEEIKPEDIADFRPGVTTQQQVVARLGTPSSTSTLQNGSTFLVYAFAQPQPLAVTLIPAIGPFVGDTSVRSTAISFQFGPDGMLNAANTVSSRFGVPKPH; from the coding sequence ATGAAAGTCTTGCGAACCACGTTGATTCTGTCGATTGTCTTCGCGTGCGTTCTCGGCGGCTGCGCTTCAACGGTTGAGGAAATTAAACCCGAGGATATTGCGGATTTCAGGCCCGGGGTAACGACGCAGCAGCAAGTGGTTGCCAGACTGGGCACGCCATCGTCGACTTCCACTTTGCAAAATGGATCGACTTTCCTGGTGTACGCGTTCGCACAACCACAGCCGCTCGCGGTGACATTGATTCCCGCCATCGGTCCGTTTGTCGGTGACACTAGCGTCAGGAGCACCGCGATCAGCTTCCAGTTCGGACCGGACGGCATGCTGAATGCCGCTAATACCGTTTCCTCGCGGTTCGGCGTGCCGAAACCCCATTAG
- a CDS encoding sensor histidine kinase encodes MNESARDAETDAILKRLEGENAALRRDRENLERLVAERNELLHLTSFALNRVREAAYLLDDTGRFVYVNKEACRTLGYSNAELLLMSVSDIDPDWTADRGSEAWPALREQGSLVIETMHRRKDGSLLPVQVNASFFEYGDKEYNLALARDVTKLRTTERALRESERAFRTLAENAPDAIVRYDLNCRRTYVNPEFARVTGVEVEQLLGEPREVLGAKDELGQHLSALRMGVSTLRVRFGHDNPDIDEHVQKLLLLSDKTMQVLRNVMTSLRPAVLDAGIAAALEWLTAEFSQNGQTTCCLSVPEESRELAEERAIALFRIVQEALTNVTRHADAHQVFITLKEAGDDCLLEVRDDGRGFDPVAIPRKSFGLAGMRERVLMLGGALDVVSSPGHGTAIKVRVPFGRGY; translated from the coding sequence ATGAACGAATCCGCACGCGACGCTGAAACAGATGCGATTCTCAAACGGTTGGAGGGGGAAAATGCCGCTCTGCGCCGCGATCGCGAGAATCTGGAACGGCTGGTGGCCGAACGTAACGAACTCCTCCACCTGACCAGTTTTGCGCTCAATCGGGTGCGGGAAGCCGCCTATCTACTCGATGACACCGGCCGCTTCGTCTATGTGAATAAAGAAGCGTGCCGGACATTGGGATACAGCAACGCGGAACTGTTGCTGATGAGCGTGTCGGATATCGATCCGGACTGGACTGCCGATAGGGGGAGTGAGGCCTGGCCGGCACTGCGAGAGCAGGGTTCGCTCGTTATCGAGACCATGCACCGTCGCAAGGACGGCAGCCTGCTCCCTGTTCAGGTCAACGCGAGCTTTTTCGAATACGGCGATAAGGAATACAACCTGGCGCTTGCGCGCGATGTCACGAAACTGAGAACGACTGAACGAGCGTTACGCGAAAGCGAACGGGCCTTTCGCACGCTTGCAGAAAATGCGCCAGATGCCATTGTCCGGTACGACCTGAACTGCCGCCGTACATATGTCAATCCGGAGTTCGCGCGCGTGACCGGTGTCGAGGTCGAGCAACTGCTCGGTGAACCTAGAGAAGTACTGGGTGCGAAGGACGAACTCGGCCAGCACCTGAGCGCGCTTCGCATGGGTGTCTCGACCCTGCGCGTGCGGTTTGGCCATGACAATCCGGATATTGACGAGCACGTCCAGAAACTGCTGCTCCTGTCCGACAAGACGATGCAGGTGCTACGCAACGTCATGACCTCGCTGCGTCCGGCGGTGCTCGACGCGGGTATCGCCGCGGCGCTCGAGTGGCTGACTGCCGAATTTTCGCAGAATGGCCAGACGACTTGTTGTCTGAGTGTGCCGGAAGAAAGTCGCGAACTTGCCGAGGAGCGGGCCATTGCTTTGTTCCGGATTGTCCAGGAGGCGCTCACCAATGTCACGCGGCATGCCGATGCCCATCAGGTGTTTATTACCCTGAAGGAGGCGGGTGACGATTGTCTGCTCGAAGTGCGCGATGACGGCCGCGGATTTGATCCCGTGGCGATCCCAAGGAAATCCTTTGGGTTGGCGGGTATGAGGGAGCGTGTGTTGATGCTGGGTGGCGCGCTCGACGTCGTTAGCTCGCCGGGCCACGGTACCGCCATCAAGGTGCGTGTGCCATTCGGCCGGGGTTATTGA